The nucleotide window TGTTCTTGCCGCACCGCTGCTGTCTCTGGTGGTCAAGGAAATTCTGTACCGCATCACATTTACCGCCGGTGTGACAAACCGGTCCTCCTCGTTAAAAGCCAATGCCTGGCACCACCGCACGGATGCCCTGTCCTCCATTCCCGTGCTGGTGGCCGTGACTGCCGGACTCATCTCACCGAAACTGGCGTTTCTGGACCCGGTGGCAGCCATCCTGGTATCTGTCTTTATCATCAAGGTGGGAATCGATATTTTAGGCGACAGCCTGGCCGAGCTTACAGACAAGGGCATGTCCCCGAAAGACCGGATTGAGATTCAGGCCCTGATCCAGAGGATTCCCCATGTTCAGGGCACACATCGGATCCGGTCCCGAAAAATCGGCGGATCTTTTTATATGGACCTTCATCTGGAGGTGGAGGGACAGATGAGTGTGCGCCAGGGCCATGAGATTTCCGAAACCGCTAGGCAAACCCTGATGGCCCGGTACCCCAAAGTCATTGATGTGATGGTCCACCTGGAACCGGCAGATGAAAATCCGGGAATAAAACCGGGGTAATATCTGTCTATAATTTATAAAAAGGATTGAATTGATTCATCACCTGATTATCTTAAATGCCATGGAGGCAAGGTCAGGATGATGATGACATGAAATCTGAAACAAATAAAACCAACCACCGGTTTAAAACGCTGGCATATCCGCATATGTCACTGGTGTATAACGTGGCTCTCAAATATACCGGCAATGCGTTTGATGCCCATGACCTTGTTCAGGAAACCTATCTGATGGCTTTTAAATATTTTTATCAACTCAAGGATCCGGACCGGATCAAACCCTGGCTGCTGAAAATTCTGCGCAACAATTTTCTGAAAACATGCCGGACAAATACTGAGAAACACCAGCAGCAACAAACCGATTACATTGAGCATCTCAAATCCTGTGTGGAAAAAATCGATACAGACGACCGGCTGGCCCTGGCCGCAGACACCCGGCTGGTGAATCAGGCCATTGATGCGCTGCCGGTGAAATTCAAAGACGTCTTGACCCTGTATTACATGCAAGATATGCCGTACAAAGAGATCGCCGCTGCCCTGGATATCCCCATGGGCACGGTGATGTCCCGGCTGAACCGGGCCAGGGAACGGTTGAAAACCATACTGCTCGACCAGTTGCAGGACCGCCGGCACATCTTTCAGATCCATCTTGAAACGGAATCGACCTGACCCATGAACTGCGATACATTTTTACAGTGGATGAAAACCCATACCGGCCGGGGAATGCCGGAAAATCCGGAAGTGATAGACCATCTGACGTCCTGCCCGGCATGCCGACAGCTCTTTTCTCTGGACGTCTGCCTGGAGTCCGCGATCCAGCAGGCGTTTACACCCCACAACCTGCCGGCGGGCCTGGCTGAAACCATTGACGACTGCCTGGATCAGTTCAATCATTCCCACCCGCCCATGGATTTGCCCGGACATGTCCAATCGCCACCCGTGAAATCGACTGACCCTTTTTTCAAAAATGACACAGACAAAACAGCACTGATGAAAAAATCCATTCAAAAACAACTCAGGCATTGAAACTGACTGCCACAATGTGATATATGTCCCTTTGATATGCCACCACAACCTGAAAACACAAAGGAATCCCCGTGAAAATTGTTTCCATTGCCGTCAGCAAAAAAAAAGGTACGGTCAAACAATGTGTCGACCAGGCAGAACTTCTGGAAAACCACGGCATCCAGGGGGATGCCCATGCCGGGGACTGGCACCGGCAGCTCAGTTTTCTGGCGTCTGAAAGCATTGATGCCGCCAGCACCCCGGAATTTGTCCTGACTTTCGGGGATTTTGCCGAAAACATCGCCACCACCGGTATTGACTGGAAATCCCAGACAATCGGGCAAAAAGTCCGCTTAGGGGACACGGCCCTGGTAGAGATCACCCAGATCGGCAAACAATGCCATAAAAAATGCGCCATCTATTACCGCACCGGCGACTGCATCATGCCTAAACAAGGCGTGTTTGCAAAAATTCTGACCGGCGGCACCATCCGCGTGGGCGATGAGATCAATCTTATGGAATGACCGATATCCGGATCAACTCCGGCCCAGGCTTTTATCACCGGCATCCATCCATTCAACCCTGAACCAGGAAACCGACTTTCATGACATATAAAATCGAACTTAAAGATGCGGTCAAAGGCTACACCTATGACCAGGACAAAATCATCTCTCCGGAAAAAACCGTGGCACAGTTCAAAAACAAAGCCGCTGAAGCCGGACTGGATATTTTGAACCGGACCCGGCGCATTGACAACGGCCGTTTGGATATTCCCGTGTTTTTCAGTGAGTGCGGGGCCCATGCCAGAAAAGTTATCGGCACCAACAAACAGATGGGAAAGGGCGGGACCCCGGCCCAGTCCGAAGCCAGTGCGGTCATGGAACTGGCGGAACGGTTCAGTTTTTTTTCCTTTGTCAAAGACCCCACCCGTTTTTTTAAAGCCCGGCCCAAAGACCTGGACGACACCGCGCTTCCTTTTGACCAGATCATCCGATCCGTGCATGATACCAAAGAAGACGCTTTGAAAATCAAGCATATATTCGACGATCTCACCCTGCAATGGACCCGAGGGTATAACCTGACCCTGGAAAAAGAGGTACTGATCCCGTTCAACTGGTTTTACATGATCAATGAGTTTAACGGCCCGTGTGCCGGCAACTGCAATGAAGAAGCCCTGATCCAGGGCATTTGCGAACTGGTGGAACGGCATACCTCATCACGGGTGAGCCACGGGAATCTTCATGTACCGGGGATCCGCACCGACACATTCACCGATCCCCTGGTCAAAGAGATGCTGGCCAAATACAAAAAATGCGGGATCCAGATTCATGCGTCTGATTTTTCCCTGGACACGGGCATCCCCACCATTGCAGTACTGGCCTGGGATCCTGCCACATTCCCGGAAAAAAGCGAGATCGTGTGGACCGCGGGCACCTCGCC belongs to Desulfotignum phosphitoxidans DSM 13687 and includes:
- a CDS encoding cation diffusion facilitator family transporter — translated: MRAETNTRKNIEKITWIGLVANVALAVIKLIIGVAGSSQAVVADALHSFSDTASDLVILFGVRYWTAPPDDCHPFGHQKIESFVTIVISLILLGVAAGIGYNAIVSLMHPVTPRLSPIVLAAPLLSLVVKEILYRITFTAGVTNRSSSLKANAWHHRTDALSSIPVLVAVTAGLISPKLAFLDPVAAILVSVFIIKVGIDILGDSLAELTDKGMSPKDRIEIQALIQRIPHVQGTHRIRSRKIGGSFYMDLHLEVEGQMSVRQGHEISETARQTLMARYPKVIDVMVHLEPADENPGIKPG
- a CDS encoding sigma-70 family RNA polymerase sigma factor is translated as MKSETNKTNHRFKTLAYPHMSLVYNVALKYTGNAFDAHDLVQETYLMAFKYFYQLKDPDRIKPWLLKILRNNFLKTCRTNTEKHQQQQTDYIEHLKSCVEKIDTDDRLALAADTRLVNQAIDALPVKFKDVLTLYYMQDMPYKEIAAALDIPMGTVMSRLNRARERLKTILLDQLQDRRHIFQIHLETEST
- a CDS encoding anti-sigma factor, yielding MNCDTFLQWMKTHTGRGMPENPEVIDHLTSCPACRQLFSLDVCLESAIQQAFTPHNLPAGLAETIDDCLDQFNHSHPPMDLPGHVQSPPVKSTDPFFKNDTDKTALMKKSIQKQLRH
- a CDS encoding MOSC domain-containing protein; translation: MKIVSIAVSKKKGTVKQCVDQAELLENHGIQGDAHAGDWHRQLSFLASESIDAASTPEFVLTFGDFAENIATTGIDWKSQTIGQKVRLGDTALVEITQIGKQCHKKCAIYYRTGDCIMPKQGVFAKILTGGTIRVGDEINLME